The uncultured Desulfatiglans sp. DNA window GGAGTCTGTCCCGCCTCGGAGCACTCGAGCACGACATAATCCCTCAGGTGATCGTATAGCTCACTTAAGGGCCTCTGAAGGAGAAGGCCCTGCTTGGCATAGTGCGTAAGGATATCGTAAATGGCATGAACGTCACCCGTTCTGGCCTTTCTGAGATGCATGTCCGTTTCCATCAAAGCCCCGTTTCCATCAAGAATCCGTCCAATCCTTCTTTCCCAGCCAATTCCTGCAGGGAGCGCTTGGCGTCGGCCGCGCCCGTAAAAGGGCCGACCCTGACCCGGTAATACACCCTCCCATTGACCGACGCTCTAGTAAAATAGGCCCGAAACCCCTTTCCGGACAATCGCTCGACCATTTCAGCGGCCCCTTCTTCCGTGTCGAGCGATGCCACCTGGACCGCATAGCCTACACCCTCCTTAGGAGGCATCGGAGCAGGAGCAGCAGCAGGAGAAGCCGGTTTTACCGCCGTCTTGGATGCAACCGGAGACGAATCCTTTCGATGCTTACCTTCCTCCTTGGCGGTCTTCGCCTTTTTTGAAGCCAGCTCCTCGTAGAAACGCAGCTCCGGATCCTCGGCCCCTTCATTCAACGGCGGAATCGCCGCCTGGGAGACAGGTCCCGCTTCGCGCGCCAACGGCACACCGGGCTGCTCCCTGGGCAGAAAGTCTTTCAGGAACCCGGGGCCATCCCCCCGCCCCACCATGATCCCCAAAACGAAGATCCAACCGAGCAGGACCAGCAGCCCGGCTGTCCAAAAAAGAAAAGCACCGAACCCCAGCTCGAGGCGGTATCTTTTCTTGGCCTTTTTGGATCCCCTGCTGGAAGACATATCCGTGCCGATCACATCCTCTCCGGCGATTCGACGCCGAGAAGCCTCAACCCATTTGCCAGCGTGATTCTGATGGCATCCACGAGGTGAAGCCGCTGCTGGCTCATAAGGGTGTCGTCCCCCACGACCCGACAATCCGAGTGCTTCGTCCCCAGATTGAAGTATTTGTGAAATTTAGCGGCCAGGTCGGTCAGGTAATAGGTCAGACGATGGGGCTCCAGCGACCGGCAGATATCTTGCAACAGAATGGGGAACTCGGCCATCGCCCGGATGAGGCCCGTTTCCTCCTCCAGTATCAGACGATCGAGGCCCGTGCGGACGACCGGCAGCCGCTCGAGGCTGGATTCCTCGGCCTTTCTGAAGATGCTGCAGATCCTGGCATGGGCATACTGGACATAGTAGACGGGGTTGTCGCTGTCCTGCTTCTTGACCAGATCCACATCGAAATCCAGGGAAGAATCGTGGCTTTTGGTCAAGAATACGAAGCGGGCGGCATCCACACCCACTTCGGCCAGGAGTTCTTCAAGGGTCACATAGGAGCCGGCGCGCTTGGACATCTTCATCTCCTGGCCGCCCTTCCAGAGTTTCACCAACTGGATCAGCATGACGGAGAGCCAGCCGGACGGCAGCCCGTGGGCCTGCAGCGCCGCCTGGATCCGGGGGACATAGCCGTGGTGATCCGCCCCCCAGAGATTGATGGCCTTGTCGAAACCCCGCGCCCGTTTCTGCAGGTGGTAGGCGATGTCCGATGCAAAATAGGTGAATTGGCCGTCTCCCTTGCGAAGCACCCGGTCCTTGTCGTCTCCGAACTCGGTCGTCCTGATCCAGAGGGCCCCATCCTGTTCGTAGAGCCTGCCGCTGTTCTTCAATGTCTGGAGCGTGGCATCGAGCAGCCCGGATTGAAACAACTCGCTCTCAGGGTACCAAACATCGAACCGGACCCGGAAGGCATCCAGATCCCTGCGGATCTCCTCCAGCATGATCTCCTTGCCCGCCTGGGCACAGTAGGTGCAAGCCTCTTCTTCGGACATCCCATCGATCGACACCCTGCTGCCGACCGTTTCGGCCAGATCACGGATATAATCCCCGTGATATCCCTTCTCCGGGAAGGGATAGGCCGGGTCGGATCTTTGTTTAACGCGGCTGTAAATGGACTTCCCGAGCATCTGAATCTGCTGGCCGGCATCGTTGATATAGAACTCGCGCTCGACGTCATACCCGCAACACTCCAAAATCCTGCACAAGGTGTCGCCGAGCGCTGCACCACGCCCATGTCCCAGGTGAAGGGGGCCGGTCGGGTTCGCGCTGACGAACTCCACCAGCACCCGCAGGCCCTGACCGAGAGAGCAGCGCCCGAAGTCCTCTCTTTCCTCCAGGATACGGGCGAGGAAACCGTGCCATTCGGTGCTGCGGATCCAGAAGTTGAGGAATCCGGGTCCAGCCACCTCGAGGCGATCGATAAGGCCGGCTTCATCCTTCAAGTTCTGCAGGATGACAGCCGCAATATCCCGCGGGGAGCGCCGCTGGGAAGAGGCGAGGGTCATGGGCAGGTTGGTGGCGAAATGGCCATGATCCGGGTTATTGGGGACTTCGATGACATAGCCGGGCAGCGGGGTTTCCTTCAAAAGGCCTTTCTCGAAGCAATCCGCAATCGTGTCTTTCAGTACCTGTTCAATCCTGCTTTTCATTCCAGAAATTCCCTGTGATGGCGCGATCCTATCGAACAGAAGACGTCGTATGAGATGGTCTCTGCCCATTCGGCCATTTCATCGCATGTAATGACGGCTCCACCCTGGGACCCCAGAAAAACAGCCTCATCGCCAGGGCGGACATCGCCGCAAAGACTTGCATCGCATATCGTGAGATTCATGCATACCGTCCCCACCATGGGCACCCTTCGGCCTTGGAGGAGCACAAAACCCCGGTTCGAAAGTCTGCGGGGCAAACCGTCGGCATATCCGGCAGAGAGCACCGCGAGCGTCGCTGGCGCCGGGGTGTAATACGTCCTCCCATAGCTGATCGGGGTGCCGGCGGGCACTCTCTTGACCTGAATGACCTGTCCCCTGAAGTGCATGACCGGTTTGAAGGCAGATTGACCCGCACCCCCCCCGTACAGCAGTATACCGGGGCGGACCATACCGGAAATCGATTCGGGGTAAAGCGTCATCCCGGCGCTGTTTGCGATATTGTTCAGAGGGAGGGTGTAGCCCATCGAACGGGCGGTGTTCAGCACGTCCTCGAAACAGGCGATCTGTTTCTCGGTAAAGGTCCGATCTTCCTCTCCTGCGGATGAAAAGTGGGATATGATCCCTTGCAGCGACAGGAACCGCATCCGCCGCACCCCGTCCAGAAAGGCAGCCGTGTCGGCCGGCCGAATGCCCAAACGCCCCATGCCGGTGTCGACCTTCAACTGGAAGCCGGTAATCCTGCCCTTTCGCCCGCTTTCCTGGTCGAGGACCTCCAGCATATCCATATCGAAGATCACGGGCGTCAGATCCCAATCCACCGCGGCGGACACCTCATCCCTCGAACAAAGCCCGCAGAGGAGCAACACGGGGAAAGTACCCGGGATCGCTTCTCTCAG harbors:
- a CDS encoding putative Sporulation and cell division repeat protein (Evidence 3 : Putative function from multiple computational evidences); translated protein: MIGTDMSSSRGSKKAKKRYRLELGFGAFLFWTAGLLVLLGWIFVLGIMVGRGDGPGFLKDFLPREQPGVPLAREAGPVSQAAIPPLNEGAEDPELRFYEELASKKAKTAKEEGKHRKDSSPVASKTAVKPASPAAAPAPMPPKEGVGYAVQVASLDTEEGAAEMVERLSGKGFRAYFTRASVNGRVYYRVRVGPFTGAADAKRSLQELAGKEGLDGFLMETGL
- a CDS encoding Alanine racemase — encoded protein: MKTAQCRIGGLGGVENRGRPNRVLIDLKALEENFQRVRDAVGSHARILAVVKSDAYGHGMVPVARTLLGCRIDGLGVAFLHEGIELREAIPGTFPVLLLCGLCSRDEVSAAVDWDLTPVIFDMDMLEVLDQESGRKGRITGFQLKVDTGMGRLGIRPADTAAFLDGVRRMRFLSLQGIISHFSSAGEEDRTFTEKQIACFEDVLNTARSMGYTLPLNNIANSAGMTLYPESISGMVRPGILLYGGGAGQSAFKPVMHFRGQVIQVKRVPAGTPISYGRTYYTPAPATLAVLSAGYADGLPRRLSNRGFVLLQGRRVPMVGTVCMNLTICDASLCGDVRPGDEAVFLGSQGGAVITCDEMAEWAETISYDVFCSIGSRHHREFLE
- the argS gene encoding Arginine--tRNA ligase, which produces MKSRIEQVLKDTIADCFEKGLLKETPLPGYVIEVPNNPDHGHFATNLPMTLASSQRRSPRDIAAVILQNLKDEAGLIDRLEVAGPGFLNFWIRSTEWHGFLARILEEREDFGRCSLGQGLRVLVEFVSANPTGPLHLGHGRGAALGDTLCRILECCGYDVEREFYINDAGQQIQMLGKSIYSRVKQRSDPAYPFPEKGYHGDYIRDLAETVGSRVSIDGMSEEEACTYCAQAGKEIMLEEIRRDLDAFRVRFDVWYPESELFQSGLLDATLQTLKNSGRLYEQDGALWIRTTEFGDDKDRVLRKGDGQFTYFASDIAYHLQKRARGFDKAINLWGADHHGYVPRIQAALQAHGLPSGWLSVMLIQLVKLWKGGQEMKMSKRAGSYVTLEELLAEVGVDAARFVFLTKSHDSSLDFDVDLVKKQDSDNPVYYVQYAHARICSIFRKAEESSLERLPVVRTGLDRLILEEETGLIRAMAEFPILLQDICRSLEPHRLTYYLTDLAAKFHKYFNLGTKHSDCRVVGDDTLMSQQRLHLVDAIRITLANGLRLLGVESPERM